The genome window ATCCCCGACAACATCATGACAAACTATTTCGAACTAGCCACCGATGTGCCGATGGATGAAGTCAAAAAGTTGGAGGCCGCCTGGACCTCCGGCCAAATAAACCCAATGGAAGCAAAACGCCGATTGGCAAGAGAAATCGTCACTCTCTATCACGATGCTGAAGCAGCTCAAGCCGCCGAGGAGCACTTCACCCGCCTTTTCTCCAAGCGTGAAGAGGACGAAGAAGCTCCGGAGCATCAGGTTCCAACCGACTTGGTTCGAGACGGAGCCGTCAGCCTTTCCCACCTAATCGCCGCAATCGAGCTAGCCCCCAGCGTAGGCGCTGCCAGACGATTAATCGAACAAGGCGGAGTCGAGCTTAACGGCCAAAAAGTAAAAACCCAAAACCCCATCCCCCTCCAAGACTTAGACAATGCCCTGCTAAGAGTAGGAAAACTCAAGTTCGCAAGGTTGAAAGTATAAATCAAGTCACATATGCGTGCGCGGCTTGCCGAGCTTTGATTTTTAATTGATTTATGAAGAATTCAAATAATCAGTAGCTAATCTTGAAAATGGGGTGGAAGACAAGATGGATAAATCTAAGGAAGAACAGAGGGGGCTACTAGCCTCTTTGCATCATGAACTACGCTCAACGGTTACCGTTATTATCGGTTGCTGTGAACTGCTGCTTGA of bacterium contains these proteins:
- a CDS encoding S4 domain-containing protein — protein: IPDNIMTNYFELATDVPMDEVKKLEAAWTSGQINPMEAKRRLAREIVTLYHDAEAAQAAEEHFTRLFSKREEDEEAPEHQVPTDLVRDGAVSLSHLIAAIELAPSVGAARRLIEQGGVELNGQKVKTQNPIPLQDLDNALLRVGKLKFARLKV